The DNA segment CGAAGGAGCCCGAGGTGGAGGAGATCCGGATCGACTAGAGGTCGATCGAGCGGATCGAGTGCTCGTCCGGGAGCTTGTCGAGCACCTGGTGGATGACGCGGACCACGTCGCTCTCGTCGTGCCCGAAGTCGTCGAGCAGCGAGTGGAGTGCCGTCCAGGTGATCTTCAGCTGCGCCGGGGTGAGCTCGAGCCGGTAGGCCGTCTCGTCCGCCCCGATGAGGTTCGTGGCCTCGTCCATGTGACAGACGATACAACGCGGCCGTGGCGATACGCTGTGGCCGATGGCGAAGACCTGGGTCCTCACCGGCTCACTCGACAACTTCCGGGCCACCCGCGAGCACGGCTTCCGCGTGATCGGCATGAAGCAGGGCCGCCGCGCGATGGCCGAGCAGGTGGAGCCGGGCGACCGGATCGTGTTCTACTTGACCGGCCTCCAGGCGTTCGCCGGCGCCGTGCGCGTGACGGGCGACATGTACGAGGACCGCACGAAGATCTGGCCCGGTAAGCCGAAGAGCCCGGACTCCTACCCGTGGCGCTTCGAGACCGAGCCCGAGCTCGTGCTGGAGGAGGACGACTTCGTGCCCGCGGTGGAGCTGGCAGCCGACCTCGAGCACGTGCGCAAGTGGCCCGCCGAGCACTGGCGCCTGGCCTTCCAGGGGCAGCTCCGGACGGTCTCCGACGCCGATGCGCGGCTGCTGGACGAGCAGCTCCGCGGCGCCGCGGCCGCGTCGCCCGCGGTGTGACCGGCGAGCCCGCCGAGCGCATCCGCACGCTCCTGCTCCGGAGCGACAACCAGCTCAAGGCGGGCAAGACCGAGCGCGCGCTGGCCGCGCTGGAGGACGCGCGCGAGGTGGCGGGTACCGAGGGCGTGGACGAGCGGCTGCGCGAGCTCGTGACGCGCCGCATCGAGTCGCTGGGACCGCTGTTGGAGGGTCATGCCGCCGACCAGGAGAGCTGAGTCGATCACCGAGACCTGGCGCCGCCTGAACCCCGAACAGCGGGTGGCCGGGATCTCCGCGATCCTGCTCATCGTCAGCACCTTCGGGCCGTTCTCCTTCGTCGAGGCCGGCATCGTGCTGATCGGGGTGGGCGTGCTCGCGCTGCTGAAGAAGCGGGCCGACGGCGCCCTCTTCCACCTCCCCTTCGGCGACGGCGCCGTTATCGCGGTCGCGGGCAGCTGGAGCGCCCTGCTGATCGTGATCAGGCTCTTCGACCGCCCACTCGGCCAGAACCTGCTCGCGCTCGTCTGCGCGGCGATCCTCGTGCTCGCCGGGCTGCGGGAGCGATCGCGGCGGCCGATGGACGACGTGGCCCATCCGCACCCTCCGGACACGCCGCCTCCGCGCCGCGAGCACGCGCACGACCCGGAAGCCACCGCCGAGACCGAGGCGCTGCCGGCCATGACCCCCGCCGGCGTCAGGAGGCGGAAGCGGCGCCGGCGCGGCCCGGGAGCCGCATGAGCAGGTAGCCGATGCCGGCCGCGGCGAACTGCATCGCGGCGGCCAGCAGCAGCGTCTGAGCAGCACCCAGCGCCACCACCACAGGACCGGCCACGGCCGCTCCGGCGGCGAACGCGCCCACCTTGAGGCTGACCGCAGTGGTGAACACCTGTCCGTGGAGCCGGCGGGGCACCCGCCGCTGACGGACGGCGAACTGGGCGGTGAGCGCCGGGCCGTCGGCCACCCCGGCGACCGCGATGAGGACGAGCAGCAGCGCCAATGTGCCGGCCAGCGGCCAGAGCAGCATGAGCGCCCCGAACACCGCGTAGCCCACCACGACCACCCGGTCGGGCGGGAAGATCGCCTGCAGGCGCACGAGGCCGAGCGCCCCCGCCATCGAGCCCACGGCGAAGGCGGCGAACATGTAGCCCGACGAGCTGCGCGGCGCGTCGAGCCCCTCGACCGCGAACAGCGGGAAGGCCACGGTGAGAAGCCCGAGGCCGGCGAGACCCAGGGCCCCCGCCACCGTGACGCCGCGCAGCTGAGGCACGGCCACGATCTGCCGCAGTCCCTCGGCCACGGTCTCGCCCAGCCCGCGGTCGCCCCTGGCCACCCCCGGGCGGTCGAGCGCCGGCACGACGAACAGCAGCGGCAGGACCGCCAGCGAGAGCACCGCCTCCACGACGAGCGGGGCCGCCGGGCCGAGCACCGCCGCGAGCGTGCCGGCCAGGGCGGGGCCGATCACGAGGGCGAGGTTGAAGCTCGTGGCCTCGAGTGCGTTGGCCGAGTCGAGCAGCTCGTCGGGCACGAGCGCCGGGATGAGGCTCGTGAAGCCGCCGAAGGACAGCGGGTAGGTGAACCCCGCAAAGAGCGCGATGA comes from the Thermoleophilaceae bacterium genome and includes:
- a CDS encoding MFS transporter translates to MRSPGFGRLRRQPGYGAFFSAATLARLADEMFSVGVVLFLLDRTGSPELAGATVAAITLPSLVTGPLLGAWLDVTGRRRALMVVDQLAITATLLGILVATGSAPDILIPFIALFAGFTYPLSFGGFTSLIPALVPDELLDSANALEATSFNLALVIGPALAGTLAAVLGPAAPLVVEAVLSLAVLPLLFVVPALDRPGVARGDRGLGETVAEGLRQIVAVPQLRGVTVAGALGLAGLGLLTVAFPLFAVEGLDAPRSSSGYMFAAFAVGSMAGALGLVRLQAIFPPDRVVVVGYAVFGALMLLWPLAGTLALLLVLIAVAGVADGPALTAQFAVRQRRVPRRLHGQVFTTAVSLKVGAFAAGAAVAGPVVVALGAAQTLLLAAAMQFAAAGIGYLLMRLPGRAGAASAS
- a CDS encoding EVE domain-containing protein, with the protein product MAKTWVLTGSLDNFRATREHGFRVIGMKQGRRAMAEQVEPGDRIVFYLTGLQAFAGAVRVTGDMYEDRTKIWPGKPKSPDSYPWRFETEPELVLEEDDFVPAVELAADLEHVRKWPAEHWRLAFQGQLRTVSDADARLLDEQLRGAAAASPAV